One Lentimicrobiaceae bacterium genomic window carries:
- the secA gene encoding preprotein translocase subunit SecA — translation MLSIFKKMLGTKSDKDIREITPILNKIKEVYPSIEKLSNDELRAKTIEFKAKIAAATQEKENTIAQLKEQIEADIEMDMDEKEKIYLRIDSLENENYQITQDVLNELLPEAFAVVKETARRFAESSTIEVTATQMDRDMAAIKAHITIVGDKAYYQNQWTAGGNLITWDMVHYDVQLIGGIVLHQGKISEMATGEGKTLVATLPVYLNALPGKGVHIVTVNDYLAKRDSEWMGVLYEFHGLKVDTIDKHEPNSESRRRAYLADITFGTNNEFGFDYLRDNMTRNPEELVQRPHNYAIVDEVDSVLIDDARTPLIISGPTPRGDNQEFEQLKPEIKKLYEVQRTLVTKLLAEAKSLLVEGASPENEKKGGEQLYRAFRGLPKNKALIKFLSEPGIRALMQKTENFYIAEQQKNMHIIDDELYFVIDEKNNTVELTEKGIDLITASYDDPKFYLLPDIGAEIAELEKSGLPEAQKLEKKNELMRDYSVKSERVHTVNQLLKAYTLFEIDVEYVVMDNKIKIVDEQTGRILEGRRYSDGLHQAIEAKENVKIEAATQTYATVTLQNYFRMYRKLAGMTGTAETEAGELWDIYKLDVVVIPTNRPIIRQDREDLVYKTKREKFNAVADEIVDLINKGRPVLVGTTSVETSELLSRMLKLRNIKHNVLNAKLHQREADIVQEAGQSGTVTIATNMAGRGTDIKLGPGVKEAGGLAIIGTERHESRRVDRQLRGRSGRQGDPGSSQFFVALEDDLMRMFGSERIAGIMDRLGLKEGEVIQHSMITKSIERAQRKVEENNFGIRKRLLEYDDVMNSQREVIYRKRRHALYGERLAVDISNMLYDVCESIVSSHQDDRDFEGYKMSLLKTLATEPDINDHEFLSTNKQVIIDNLFEKVSKNYRQKCENLAARAYPVIKDVFENESKFENIAIPITDGIRSMQVVANLKRAYNDKGREITLAIEKGVTLGVIDDAWKEHLREMDELRNSVQNATYEQKDPLLIYKFESFELFKNLIQKVNRDITSFIVKANLPVQEPSQVKEAQTPRRTDMSKLKEERTDMLSQASRTSEPQVTSPVRVEKKVGRNDPCPCGSGKKYKNCHGQGE, via the coding sequence ATGCTCTCAATTTTCAAAAAAATGCTCGGAACAAAATCCGACAAAGACATTCGGGAAATTACGCCTATTCTGAATAAGATTAAAGAAGTTTACCCCTCTATTGAAAAGCTCAGCAACGATGAACTCAGGGCCAAAACAATTGAGTTTAAAGCAAAAATAGCTGCTGCCACACAAGAAAAAGAAAACACCATTGCTCAACTTAAAGAGCAGATTGAGGCTGATATTGAAATGGATATGGATGAAAAAGAAAAAATCTATCTCCGTATTGACAGTCTTGAAAATGAGAACTACCAGATTACTCAGGATGTTTTAAACGAACTGCTTCCTGAAGCCTTTGCCGTTGTTAAAGAAACCGCCAGAAGGTTTGCAGAAAGCTCAACCATTGAGGTTACAGCCACTCAAATGGACAGGGATATGGCTGCCATAAAGGCACATATCACTATTGTTGGTGACAAGGCATATTATCAGAATCAATGGACAGCCGGAGGGAATCTCATTACATGGGATATGGTTCATTACGATGTGCAGTTGATTGGAGGAATTGTGCTTCATCAGGGAAAAATATCGGAAATGGCAACCGGTGAAGGAAAAACATTAGTGGCAACCCTTCCTGTGTACCTGAATGCCCTCCCGGGCAAAGGTGTTCATATTGTTACAGTTAACGACTATCTTGCTAAACGTGACTCGGAATGGATGGGCGTTCTGTATGAATTTCACGGCCTGAAGGTTGATACTATTGACAAGCATGAGCCCAACTCTGAATCAAGACGCCGGGCATACCTTGCCGATATTACTTTTGGAACCAACAATGAATTTGGTTTCGATTATTTACGTGACAACATGACACGTAACCCTGAAGAGCTGGTACAGCGCCCGCATAATTATGCCATTGTGGATGAGGTTGACTCTGTTTTGATTGATGATGCCAGAACCCCGCTTATTATTTCAGGCCCTACCCCACGCGGCGACAATCAGGAGTTTGAACAACTGAAACCTGAAATCAAAAAATTGTATGAAGTTCAGCGGACACTGGTTACCAAATTATTGGCTGAAGCCAAAAGTCTGTTAGTTGAAGGAGCATCTCCCGAAAATGAGAAAAAAGGAGGTGAACAGTTGTACAGAGCTTTCAGAGGATTACCTAAAAATAAAGCACTTATCAAGTTCCTGAGCGAACCCGGCATAAGAGCGCTGATGCAGAAAACGGAGAACTTCTATATTGCCGAACAGCAAAAGAACATGCACATTATTGACGATGAGCTGTACTTTGTGATTGACGAAAAAAATAATACCGTAGAACTGACCGAAAAGGGAATTGACCTCATCACCGCATCCTATGATGATCCGAAATTCTACCTGCTTCCCGATATTGGTGCCGAAATTGCCGAATTGGAAAAATCAGGACTGCCTGAAGCTCAAAAACTTGAAAAGAAGAATGAGCTCATGCGCGATTACTCCGTCAAATCAGAACGCGTTCACACCGTAAATCAGCTGCTTAAAGCATATACCCTGTTCGAAATTGATGTCGAATACGTGGTAATGGATAATAAAATTAAAATTGTTGACGAACAAACAGGTCGTATTCTCGAAGGACGTCGCTACAGCGATGGCTTACACCAGGCCATTGAAGCCAAAGAGAATGTCAAAATTGAAGCTGCGACTCAAACCTATGCAACAGTAACTCTTCAGAATTACTTCAGAATGTACCGGAAACTTGCCGGTATGACTGGTACTGCCGAAACAGAAGCCGGTGAATTATGGGACATCTACAAACTGGATGTTGTAGTAATTCCTACCAACCGGCCTATCATCAGGCAAGACCGTGAAGATTTGGTATATAAAACCAAACGTGAAAAATTTAATGCCGTAGCCGATGAAATCGTTGACCTGATTAACAAAGGCCGTCCGGTTTTGGTGGGTACTACCTCTGTTGAAACATCAGAACTGCTTAGCCGAATGCTGAAGTTGCGCAACATTAAACACAATGTACTCAACGCAAAATTGCACCAGCGTGAAGCTGACATTGTACAGGAGGCTGGACAAAGCGGCACTGTAACAATTGCCACCAATATGGCCGGTCGTGGAACAGACATCAAACTGGGCCCCGGTGTGAAAGAAGCCGGCGGATTGGCCATTATTGGTACCGAAAGACATGAATCCCGCCGTGTTGACCGTCAGCTACGCGGTCGTTCAGGACGTCAGGGAGACCCCGGAAGCTCACAGTTCTTCGTTGCGCTTGAAGATGACCTGATGCGTATGTTTGGCTCTGAAAGGATAGCCGGAATTATGGACAGGCTGGGATTAAAAGAAGGCGAAGTGATTCAGCACTCCATGATTACAAAATCCATTGAGCGTGCTCAGCGAAAAGTTGAAGAAAACAACTTTGGAATCCGTAAAAGACTGCTTGAATATGACGACGTAATGAATTCACAGCGCGAAGTTATTTACCGCAAACGCCGTCATGCCTTGTATGGTGAAAGACTTGCTGTTGACATCTCCAATATGCTTTATGATGTGTGCGAAAGCATTGTTTCGAGCCATCAGGACGACCGCGACTTTGAAGGATATAAAATGTCGCTGTTAAAAACACTGGCAACCGAACCCGATATCAATGACCACGAATTCTTAAGCACCAACAAGCAGGTTATTATTGACAATCTATTCGAAAAAGTATCGAAAAATTATCGTCAGAAATGTGAAAACCTGGCAGCCAGAGCGTATCCGGTAATTAAAGATGTTTTTGAAAATGAATCGAAATTCGAAAACATCGCCATCCCCATTACCGATGGTATCCGATCGATGCAGGTAGTTGCCAATCTTAAAAGAGCCTATAACGACAAAGGCCGCGAAATCACACTGGCCATTGAAAAAGGTGTTACACTTGGCGTTATCGACGATGCCTGGAAAGAACATTTGCGCGAAATGGACGAGCTGCGCAACTCGGTGCAAAATGCAACCTATGAGCAAAAAGATCCATTACTCATTTACAAATTCGAATCATTTGAACTTTTCAAAAACCTGATTCAGAAAGTAAATCGCGACATTACTTCATTTATCGTCAAAGCCAATCTGCCTGTTCAGGAACCATCGCAGGTAAAAGAAGCTCAAACTCCCAGACGTACAGACATGAGTAAACTGAAAGAAGAGCGGACAGATATGCTTTCACAAGCCAGCCGGACTTCAGAACCTCAGGTAACTTCACCTGTGAGAGTTGAGAAAAAAGTTGGCCGTAATGATCCATGCCCTTGTGGTAGTGGAAAAAAATACAAGAATTGTCACGGACAGGGAGAATAA
- a CDS encoding DUF2795 domain-containing protein: MYWTLELASKLEDAPWPATKEELIDFSIRSGAPMEVIENLQEIEDEGEVYESIEDLWPDYPSKEDFFFHEDEY; encoded by the coding sequence ATGTACTGGACTTTAGAATTAGCTTCAAAACTTGAAGATGCGCCGTGGCCCGCGACAAAAGAAGAATTAATTGACTTCAGCATCAGGTCAGGTGCGCCGATGGAAGTTATTGAAAACCTTCAGGAAATAGAAGATGAAGGAGAGGTTTACGAAAGCATCGAAGACCTTTGGCCCGATTACCCATCAAAAGAAGATTTTTTCTTCCACGAAGACGAGTATTAA
- a CDS encoding cob(I)yrinic acid a,c-diamide adenosyltransferase → MSAEWKIYTKTGDKGETSLIGGTRVPKYHERIEAYGTLDELNSYLGFLRDHPIDLNSRQVLLEIQDRIFTAESLLAADPAKEIKSLPALDEDDIKLLEEEIDMMNQQLPPLTTFILPGGQQAASLCHISRCICRRAERLTIKLVENNPETLQGELVIKYLNRLSDYLFVLARKLTYHNNGTETAWIPRV, encoded by the coding sequence ATGAGTGCCGAATGGAAAATATATACAAAAACCGGAGATAAAGGAGAAACCTCATTAATTGGCGGAACCCGTGTACCCAAATATCATGAAAGAATTGAAGCTTACGGAACCCTGGATGAACTTAATTCATACCTTGGGTTTTTACGCGATCATCCTATAGATTTAAATAGCCGACAAGTGCTGCTCGAAATACAGGATCGTATTTTTACAGCCGAATCATTACTGGCTGCCGATCCGGCAAAAGAAATAAAATCGCTTCCTGCATTGGATGAAGATGACATTAAATTGCTGGAGGAAGAAATTGACATGATGAACCAGCAATTGCCCCCGTTAACGACATTTATTTTGCCGGGCGGGCAGCAAGCAGCCTCACTCTGTCATATAAGCAGGTGCATTTGCCGCCGGGCTGAGAGGCTTACCATTAAACTTGTTGAAAACAACCCCGAAACTTTACAGGGAGAACTGGTTATAAAGTACCTCAACAGGCTTTCAGACTACCTCTTTGTGTTGGCCAGGAAATTAACTTACCATAACAATGGAACTGAAACAGCCTGGATTCCAAGAGTTTAA